The Daucus carota subsp. sativus chromosome 2, DH1 v3.0, whole genome shotgun sequence genome includes a window with the following:
- the LOC108208393 gene encoding short-chain dehydrogenase TIC 32, chloroplastic isoform X1, giving the protein MWIFGMKGRSGFSANNTAEDVTKGIDGSGLTAIVTGSTNGIGLETARVLALRRVHVIMAVRNVDAGEKVKQHLLEKMANARIDVMALDLNSQAAIRRFVEEYISKSLPLNILINNAGINAPPFTLSEDGIEQQFAVNHLGPFLLTNLLLDIMKKTASESGIEGRIVNVGSAMHAYGYKEGIRFDKINDEASYNPSDAYGQSKLCTMLHIVELSRRLKEEGVNITANSLHPGIVATNSQKKQGPIGKFMLVTGKLVFKNVHQGASTTCYVALNPKVAGISGEYFMGNNLKSLKGSTSLAKDPELAKKLWDFSLSLTRPQPN; this is encoded by the exons ATGTGGATTTTTGGAATGAAAGGACGATCTGGCTTCTCCGCCAATAACACCGCCGAGGATGTCACAAAAGGAATCGATGGAAGTGGCCTTACCGCCATCGTTACTG GTTCAACGAATGGGATCGGATTGGAGACTGCACGAGTACTCGCATTGCGCAGAGTGCATGTAATAATGGCAGTGAGAAATGTGGATGCTGGTGAAAAAGTTAAACAACATTTACTCGAGAAAATGGCGAATGCTAGAATTGATGTCATGGCATTAGACCTCAACTCGCAGGCCGCTATCAGAAGATTCGTTGAAGAATATATCTCCAAGTCTCTTCCCCTCAACATTCTTAT TAACAATGCAGGGATTAATGCTCCTCCATTTACCCTTTCTGAAGACGGAATTGAACAGCAGTTTGCAGTTAATCATTTAGGTCCGTTTCTTTTGACAAATCTTTTATTGGATATTATGAAAAAAACTGCAAGTGAAAGCGGAATAGAAGGAAGAATTGTGAATGTTGGATCAGCAATGCACGCTTATGGATACAAAGAAGGGATTCGTTTTGACAAGATCAATGATGAAGCAAG TTACAATCCCAGCGATGCGTATGGACAATCAAAGCTATGTACCATGCTGCACATTGTTGAGCTTTCAAGGCGCTTGAAG GAGGAAGGAGTTAATATCACTGCGAATTCACTCCATCCTGGCATTGTTGCTACAAATAGTCAGAAAAAGCAAGGCCCTATTGGTA AGTTCATGCTTGTGACCGGGAAACTTGTGTTCAAAAATGTACATCAG GGTGCATCAACTACTTGCTATGTGGCATTGAATCCTAAAGTTGCTGGTATAAGTGGTGAATATTTCATGGGAAATAATCTAAAAAGTCTAAAGGGGAGTACTTCCCTGGCTAAGGACCCAGAACTGGCCAAGAAACTCTGGGATTTCAGTTTGAGCTTGACTCGGCCGCAGCCCAACTAA
- the LOC108208393 gene encoding short-chain dehydrogenase TIC 32, chloroplastic isoform X2, whose amino-acid sequence MWIFGMKGRSGFSANNTAEDVTKGIDGSGLTAIVTGSTNGIGLETARVLALRRVHVIMAVRNVDAGEKVKQHLLEKMANARIDVMALDLNSQAAIRRFVEEYISKSLPLNILINNAGINAPPFTLSEDGIEQQFAVNHLGPFLLTNLLLDIMKKTASESGIEGRIVNVGSAMHAYGYKEGIRFDKINDEASYNPSDAYGQSKLCTMLHIVELSRRLKEEGVNITANSLHPGIVATNSQKKQGPIGSKYSDLRASPIGVLNQGASTTCYVALNPKVAGISGEYFMGNNLKSLKGSTSLAKDPELAKKLWDFSLSLTRPQPN is encoded by the exons ATGTGGATTTTTGGAATGAAAGGACGATCTGGCTTCTCCGCCAATAACACCGCCGAGGATGTCACAAAAGGAATCGATGGAAGTGGCCTTACCGCCATCGTTACTG GTTCAACGAATGGGATCGGATTGGAGACTGCACGAGTACTCGCATTGCGCAGAGTGCATGTAATAATGGCAGTGAGAAATGTGGATGCTGGTGAAAAAGTTAAACAACATTTACTCGAGAAAATGGCGAATGCTAGAATTGATGTCATGGCATTAGACCTCAACTCGCAGGCCGCTATCAGAAGATTCGTTGAAGAATATATCTCCAAGTCTCTTCCCCTCAACATTCTTAT TAACAATGCAGGGATTAATGCTCCTCCATTTACCCTTTCTGAAGACGGAATTGAACAGCAGTTTGCAGTTAATCATTTAGGTCCGTTTCTTTTGACAAATCTTTTATTGGATATTATGAAAAAAACTGCAAGTGAAAGCGGAATAGAAGGAAGAATTGTGAATGTTGGATCAGCAATGCACGCTTATGGATACAAAGAAGGGATTCGTTTTGACAAGATCAATGATGAAGCAAG TTACAATCCCAGCGATGCGTATGGACAATCAAAGCTATGTACCATGCTGCACATTGTTGAGCTTTCAAGGCGCTTGAAG GAGGAAGGAGTTAATATCACTGCGAATTCACTCCATCCTGGCATTGTTGCTACAAATAGTCAGAAAAAGCAAGGCCCTATTGGTAGTAAGTACTCTgaccttagagcaagtccaataggtgtgctaaatcaa GGTGCATCAACTACTTGCTATGTGGCATTGAATCCTAAAGTTGCTGGTATAAGTGGTGAATATTTCATGGGAAATAATCTAAAAAGTCTAAAGGGGAGTACTTCCCTGGCTAAGGACCCAGAACTGGCCAAGAAACTCTGGGATTTCAGTTTGAGCTTGACTCGGCCGCAGCCCAACTAA
- the LOC108208399 gene encoding short-chain dehydrogenase TIC 32, chloroplastic: MWIFGLRGKSGFSSNNTAEDVTEGVDGSALTAIITGSTNGIGLETARVLALRGVHVIMAVRNVKAGEKVKEDLLKKMKDAKIDVMALDLNSQASIRSFAEEFISKSLPLNILINNAGINAPPFTLSEDGYEQQFAVNHLGPFLLTNLLLDTMKKTASESGIEGRIVSVGSAMHAYGYKEGIRFDKINDEASYHPPNAYAQSKLCTMLHTLELAKRLKEGEINVTANVLHPGIVGTNIFKNRGALNKFMTVAGNIVFKNIQQGASTTCYVALNPKVKGISGEYFVGNNISKSATAMAKDPEMAKKLWELSEEMTKPKS, translated from the exons ATGTGGATTTTCGGACTCAGAGGAAAATCAGGCTTCTCCTCGAATAACACTGCCGAGGATGTCACGGAAGGAGTTGATGGAAGTGCCCTTACTGCCATTATTACTG GATCAACAAATGGGATTGGATTAGAGACTGCGCGAGTCCTTGCATTGCGTGGAGTACATGTAATAATGGCAGTGAGAAATGTGAAAGCTGGTGAAAAAGTTAAAGAAGATTTGCTgaaaaaaatgaaggatgctAAAATTGATGTAATGGCACTAGACCTCAACTCACAGGCTTCGATAAGATCATTTGCTGAAGAATTTATCTCCAAGTCTCTTCCTCTTAACATCCTTAT CAACAATGCAGGGATTAATGCACCTCCTTTTACCCTTTCTGAAGATGGATATGAACAGCAATTTGCAGTTAACCATTTAGGACCCTTTCTTTTGACAAATCTTTTGCTGGATACCATGAAAAAAACGGCAAGTGAAAGCGGAATAGAAGGAAGAATTGTCAGTGTTGGATCCGCTATGCATGCTTATGGATACAAAGAAGGAATCCGCTTTGACAAAATTAATGATGAAGCAAG TTATCATCCCCCCAATGCGTATGCACAATCAAAGCTCTGTACCATGTTGCACACTCTGGAGCTTGCAAAACGTTTGAAG GAGGGAGAAATTAATGTTACTGCAAATGTGCTCCATCCTGGCATTGTTGGTACAAACATTTTCAAAAATCGCGGTGCTCTTAATA AGTTCATGACCGTGGCTGGGAATATTGTATTCAAAAATATTCAGCAG GGTGCATCAACTACTTGCTATGTGGCACTGAATCCGAAAGTTAAAGGCATTAGTGGTGAATACTTCGTGGGCAACAACATATCAAAGTCTGCTACTGCCATGGCTAAGGATCCAGAAATGGCCAAGAAACTTTGGGAGCTCAGTGAAGAAATGACTAAGCCCAAGTCATAA
- the LOC108208413 gene encoding protein NDR1, producing MVDQSLINFSIQDFYLTETESTNGSGFNQSVIFFKLKIANDNEQRGIYYDNLNLTFSYYTSESDIVPVGYYTIPGFRQGIQSETDRRDFVEISKNVSVLSLLPSVSSDIDFRVDLATAVRFRYFIMGFQSKRLQVMAWCKVEVDRITGKKANKKAIRLKHMIKNHLGGWVILVGVILLVVPDRELGE from the exons ATGGTGGATCAATCTCTCATCAACTTTTCTATTCAAGATTTTTACCTGACTGAAACAGAAAGCACTAATGGCTCCGGCTTCAACCAATCTGTTATTTTCTTCAAACTCAAAATCGCGAATGACAATGAACAAAGGGGAATTTATTACGATAACCTCAACCTCACTTTCTCTTATTACACAAGTGAGAGTGATATTGTCCCAGTAGGCTACTACACGATCCCGGGGTTTCGGCAGGGCATACAAAGCGAGACTGATCGAAGAGATTTTGTGGAAATTTCAAAAAACGTGTCCGTGTTGTCGTTATTGCCTTCGGTATCGTCGGATATTGATTTTAGGGTGGATCTAGCAACTGCAGTGAGGTTCAGGTATTTCATTATGGGATTTCAGAGTAAGAGGCTCCAGGTGATGGCGTGGTGTAAGGTGGAGGTTGATCGAATCACGGGCAAGAAAGCGAATAAAAAGGCTATTAGGCTGAAGCATATGATCAAAAATCATCTTGGTGGCTGGGTGATCTTGGTTGGTGTTATTCTACTG GTTGTTCCAGATCGCGAGCTCGGCGAGTGA